A genomic window from Silene latifolia isolate original U9 population chromosome 11, ASM4854445v1, whole genome shotgun sequence includes:
- the LOC141611425 gene encoding phosphatidyl-N-methylethanolamine N-methyltransferase: protein MGILAGLGVIVPFPFYYYLWNNPQKWVDLCGKGNDPSKFMAFVSHFLKLIQFISLFSVSSFSWPPPFYFWPLFILGQFLNFRVYQLLGESGTYYGVRFGKSIPWVTEFPFGYVKDPQYVGSIMSLLACLSWVPFQYILLWCLGYFFMIHVESNEDPSTRAKPLS from the exons ATGGGAATATTAGCAGGTTTAGGAGTAATAGTGCCATTTCCATTTTACTATTACCTATGGAATAACCCACAAAAATGGGTTGATCTTTGTGGTAAAGGAAATGACCCTTCTAAATTCATGGCTTTTGTCTCCCATTTTCTTAAACTTATTCAATTTATTTCTCTTTTCTCTGTTTCTTCTTTTTCTTGGCCTCCTCCTTTCTACTTTTGGCCCCTTTTTATTCTTGGCCAATTCCTCAACTTCAG GGTGTATCAGTTGCTTGGTGAATCTGGCACTTACTACGGTGTACGTTTCGGAAAGAGCATTCCCTGGGTGACAGAATTTCCATTTGGATATGTCAAAGATCCTCAGTATGTTGGAAGCATCATGAGTCTCCTGGCTTGTCTTTCGTGGGTGCCTTTCCAGTATATTCTTCTTTGGTGTCTCGGCTATTTCTTCATGATACATGTCGAATCAAACGAAGATCCTTCGACTCGTGCCAAACCTCTCAGCTGA
- the LOC141613125 gene encoding uncharacterized protein LOC141613125 — protein sequence MHLKSYALGDAIKVGNTASEQNKAQAMILLRRHLHEGLKYEYLTVKDPLILWQNLKERYDHLKTQYRQRGFKKYSELVSCLLVAEQNSEILLKNYQSRPTGTDPLPAVNATVSGPFPEVNATRYDNNHKYSSPTRSGGRGRGRGNYQGGRGGKFKKSYSHQKDGPYEKNEKGLENLCHRCGSIGHWGRTCRTPKHLVDLYQQSQKNNKGKNIEANFTDKHDNFETNYADGDNYLSPKSGEYLDLDDSDFLNYDTSGEIGPVIGDESVQRLD from the exons ATGCATCTTAAGTCTTATGCCCTTGGTGATGCTATTAAAGTGGGCAATACAGCATCCGAACAAAATAAGGCACAGGCCATGATTTTGCTCCGTCGTCACCTCCATGAGGGCCTCAAATATGAATATTTGACAGTGAAAGATCCTTTGATCTTATGGCAAAATCTGAAAGAAAGGTATGACCATCTTAAAACA CAATATCGTCAGAGAGGTTTTAAAAAATACTCTGAACTAGTTTCATGCTTATTGGTGGCTGAACAAAATAGCGAAATCCTGTTAAAAAACTATCAGTCCCGTCCTACTGGTACCGATCCATTGCCAGCAGTAAATGCCACAGTTTCTGGTCCATTCCCTGAAGTGAATGCGACAAGGTATGATAATAATCATAAATATTCGAGTCCCACAAGAAGTGGTGGCCGTGGACGAGGGCGAGGAAATTATCAAGGTGGTCGAGGCGGAAAATTTAAAAAGTCATATTCTCACCAAAAGGATGGTCCAtatgagaaaaatgaaaaaggCCTTGAAAATTTATGTCACCGTTGTGGTAGTATAGGTCATTGGGGTCGTACCTGTCGTACGCCTAAACATCTTGTGGATCTCTACCAGCAGTCTCAAAAAAATAACAAAGGGAAGAATATAGAAGCGAATTTTACTGATAAGCATGACAATTTTGAGACAAATTATGCCGATGGTGATAATTATCTATCTCCCAAATCTGGTGAATATTTGGATTTGGACGACTCAGATTTCTTAAATTATGACACTAGTGGAGAAATTGGCCCTGTGATTGGAGATGAAAGTGTCCAAAGATTGGACTAA
- the LOC141611424 gene encoding G2/mitotic-specific cyclin S13-7-like, with the protein MAARVCQEQPRGGVQQKKGQGERRRTALGDIGNVVTVRGGGGVCNGPVKLQAINRPLTRSFCAQLLANAEANADKNKKQGEQLVNVQNVAAVRKPAAVPQKVPEKTKKTEKAPSVVHEKVEQKPASLTSVLTARSKEACGLARKPEELVVNIDEGSKEDELAVVEYVEDIYKFYKLAEDESRIRDYMCTQPDISEKMRSILVDWLTEVHSKFELRQETLYLTVNIIDRFLSMKAVPRKELQLVGIAAMLIACKYEEIWAPEVNDFVQISDNAYVREQVLAMEKVILGNLEWYLTVPTPYMFLSRYVKASVSDDSEMEKMVYFFAELGIMNYRTAINYPPSLLAASSVYAARLTLSTTPSWTETLKHYTGYSKDQVGDCAAWLVIFHTMGNLGPDQRLKAVFKKYSKPEAGSVALRPPAKALLDEMSKFLGILSHDGSTSLASFKASLVQGLKNYSKLEAGSVAVWPPAKAVIDQMCRLLL; encoded by the exons ATGGCAGCCAGAGTTTGTCAGGAACAACCCAGAG GCGGAGTTCAGCAGAAGAAAGGACAAGGAGAAAGACGAAGAACAGCTCTAGGAGATATAGGGAATGTAGTGACAGTTAGAGGAGGAGGTGGAGTCTGTAACGGGCCTGTGAAGCTGCAGGCGATTAATCGCCCTCTCACCCGGAGTTTCTGTGCTCAGCTGCTTGCCAATGCTGAGGCTAATGCTGATAAAAACAAG AAACAAGGAGAGCAATTGGTGAATGTTCAGAATGTAGCTGCTGTAAGAAAACCAGCTGCAGTTCCTCAGAAAGTGCCAGAAAAGACGAAGAAGACCGAAAAAGCCCCTTCTGTAGTACATGAGAAAGTAGAGCAGAAACCAGCCAGTTTAACTTCTGTTCTCACGGCTCGAAGCAAGGAAGCCTGTGGATTGGCTAGAAAACCTGAGGAATTAGTGGTGAATATTGATGAGGGTAGCAAAGAAGATGAGTTGGCAGTAGTGGAGTATGTGGAGGATATCTATAAGTTTTACAAACTAGCTGAGGACGAAAGTCGGATTCGTGATTACATGTGTACACAGCCTGATATCAGTGAGAAAATGAGGTCAATCCTGGTAGACTGGTTGACTGAAGTTCACAGCAAGTTTGAACTTAGGCAGGAAACTCTGTATCTTACTGTAAACATCATCGATCGCTTCCTGTCCATGAAGGCGGTACCTAGGAAAGAGCTTCAGTTGGTGGGGATTGCGGCAATGCTTATTGCTTGCAAGTATGAAGAAATTTGGGCACCTGAGGTTAATGATTTTGTTCAGATATCAGACAATGCTTATGTAAGAGAGCAAGTGTTAGCGATGGAGAAAGTAATACTCGGGAATTTGGAGTGGTATTTGACAGTTCCTACACCTTACATGTTTCTCAGTAGATATGTGAAAGCTTCCGTTTCTGACGACTCTGAG ATGGagaagatggtgtatttcttcgCAGAACTTGGGATTATGAATTATCGCACTGCAATCAATTACCCTCCATCGCTTTTAGCCGCTTCCAGCGTGTATGCTGCCCGACTCACCCTGAGCACCACTCCTTCCTGGACTGAAACACTAAAGCATTACACAGGCTACTCAAAAGACCAAGTAGGGGACTGTGCTGCATGGTTGGTGATCTTTCACACAATGGGTAACTTGGGTCCAGATCAAAGGCTCAAGGCGGTTTTCAAGAAGTACTCAAAACCAGAAGCGGGATCAGTTGCCCTTCGGCCTCCTGCCAAAGCCCTTCTTGATGAAATGTCTAAATTTCTTGGCATTCTTTCACACGACGGCTCCACATCACTGGCCAGTTTCAAGGCCAGTCTCGTGCAGGGTCTTAAAAACTACTCTAAACTAGAAGCGGGATCAGTTGCGGTTTGGCCTCCTGCCAAAGCCGTTATTGATCAAATGTGTAGATTACTACTCTAG